TCGCTCTATGAAGGGGGTAAAAagtgcgactcacctcctacaGCTTGTAGATATGTATTATCCTGGAACAAACATGCTGAAGCAGCATGGACACCAGTATATACTCCTCCTGACTGGAAGAATGTCTGCAAAGCGGCTTGACCAGTCGCATCGAGGACTACGATCACCATATCATAAGCACTTGCGCAGACTTTTGATCGTGATTGAGGGAAAGGAACGGGATAGACCAActaactcaccttcttcagaaTTTGAGATGAACATGACCCCGTCAAATCCTGATAATGTCTCATTTGTAAACTGTGATTTGTCCCTGCGTCCCCAGAACCAGAACGTCAGCACTTATCTTTGACCTCTACTCACGCCAGACCCTCAGCGAGAACTTCCCCCCGCCTCCCTTTCCTCGCCGCTCAACGGCGGTCCGAGCTCCACTTCACTCCGGATCCAACAATACAACGATCTTCCCGccctcactcactctgaaAAGACGAATTCTACGCCATATTGTCCCGCAACACCGCCCAGAACTTGGATCGCAGTGGGTATAGAATCATGTCTATACCCTGCAGTAGCTGTGTAGACCAATACTCTCGGAGTAGATTGTTGTGCCATCGCGGATAGAGTTGTCGATATCAACGTTAAAGCGATGGTGGAAAGCTTCATTGTACTCTGTGCCCGTTTTGCCGGAGTCCGTAGATGCGGAAGATGGATCTGGGTAGATGAGTAGAGTCGAAGGACTAGATAAGGAGAATCTTTGCAAATGATCGATGGGAGGAGTGTTCGATCGGTGATACAGTCGTACTGGTGCCAAGAATAGCTAATAAATGCGGATCTTAGAATGTTGACGTCGGGACGTGAAACagcaaaagtggaggttgcAACCGTCGTGACCGTTATCCAGTGTCGTCGGTTCAACACCGATCTGGAGCTGGTTACCATGCGCATCCCAATATGCAGTAGCGACCTCCATAACGGTGCATGTCAACATGCAATCACTCGCTGCTCATGCATGACCTGCTTTCTTCTGTTATCTAGGATCTTCAATTATACAACAATCCTAGCGTGTTCTTGCGCGATTGGCTTCCGTTTGTGTTTCCTTTCGATCTTCTTTCACGTGAAGGTCTCGATCCTTCCAACAATCTACTCTCTTCAATGTCTTCCGACCCCAACATCTGTTCAGTTTCTACCCAGCTCACTTCGCATCCCCCTCCGTTGCCTCCACTTCCTTTGAAGCGGCTTTCGGAGTCAATtgccccttctccacctgatTCTCCAAAGCCTGTGTGATCGCCTCGGGTCTCAACCCGATCCCATGAGCATTTCCAAAGTAATCCCTCTTCACACCGACGTCTGGGATGAATTCCGGTTCGGGAACCGACGCATTTCCAGATGCCACTTTCGCTTTTGCAGGTCTGGCTCGATGCGTGTCAACCGCTTCGATAGGTAAGGGGTATCGCTCTTCGTGACATCCATATGCCATGGGTGTGATCTTGATCAGGGTGTGAAGGGGGATCTGTGAGACATAAAGGAGATTAGTCGAATAAAGGTCAACTGCATTGCGCAGACCTACCTTGATGTACGGCAACTCCTCCTGCGGTCTTGCTTGGAAGTAGGCGTACAGACATCTCAGAATAGCCTGGTGCGCAATGATGAGGATATTCTCCTGTCTTTCCAGCTCCATGATAACAGGTTCAAGTCGAACAACCACATCACGATAcgactctcctcctcgataTCGATAGTTGAACTTGTCCTCGTCACGACTCTCATAATCTTCCGGGTATTTTTCCTTCACATGACCTGTCAGCCAGTTCGACAAggatgtggaggaggagacagctcacctcgatctcttcATAAGTCATACCATCACAGACACCcgcatcaagctcatcaagCGACTtccatgtcttcttctcgaaggGCAAGAACGATCCGGTCTGTTGCGTTCGCTGAAGAGTAGAAGTCCACACCTGATGAGAACAGGGAATCAGCATGCAATCCTCCACGATGTGCAACTGCATAACGCTAACCTCGAGAGGTCCATCACCGATGTTGTCCTTGATCAAAGCAGGGAGAGCCTGAGCATACTTCCATCCGTTGGGTGACAAGTCCGAGTCTCCACCGATTTTCCCTTCAACGTTATACATACTTTCTCCGTGCTACAAGAAGAGTCATAAGCTTGAGGTTGAGCGCGTGCAGAGGAAAgtcaactcactcttgagAGGTAGATACTTCTAGGCTTGAGATGCAAGTTCATTAAGTAGAACGCGATTCGACTCTGGAGATATCCTGAAATCCTGTTGATGGTGACCCTTTGTCCGACATTCAGAATTCGACAATAGCTGATCTCCGGTTCGGTGATAGTTTGGTAAACCCTTTCGTATTCTGAAATTCTCTTCCTGAAATCTCGCTCGGCGTCCTCTCTCGACATCCCTTTATAATCCGGATCGCCAGATTGGACTTTCAACGCGACGTTGGTCGCGATGACCTGAGGATCGTCACAGAACGattcgaggaagagaagttgaagattCGGTTCTTTCGAAATTCGATTTTGGATCCATTCTCTCCTGTCAAAAGTACTATTCGTAGCGTCCATGATTCCGACGTTaccctctttcttcaaccAGGTGATGAGCGATTCCAAACTCTCTTCAGCAAGAAGTTCTCGTTTTCGCGTAGCTTTCGCATCGGTGTGTGAGAAGTAGGTCGCAGAGTGATCAACCTTGCCTTGTCCTGATTGCATTTGGTCTCGAGCTTTGGAACGTCTCAGTTGACCAACGTTGAATACCTCGACGTTGTATTCGAGCCACTATATCACAGCAATCAGCACATGCAGCTCATTTTCAGATGAACCGACTCACGCGCAGATATCTCATGAGCTTGTTACTCAAGTACGACTTGCCTCGTGCAGGCAAGCCAACCATCGCGACAACAATCTTGGCTTCAGAGTAGTCAGGCTTCTCAACTGCAGACATTGAGACATCACGTTAGCAATAGCTTACATGGTCAGACCAAAGGGAAGTCTGACTCACTGACAGCACCGATACCTGAAACTGATGGAGCTCTTGATGGGGCTTTCGAGGACTGTCGGAGCACTCTGGTTGTCTCGTCTAGTGTTCTCAGCCTGTGCCGAATGGGATGTCAGTGGTCTGCTCTTGTTGACTCAATTATCAGCTAGCTACTTACAGAGCAGTCTGAGCACCAAAGTGTGGTGTTCCAGGTGCACTCAaccttcccccttctcctggTGTCGTTGCTGTACTTGCTGCTCCACCTGATCCGATTCCAGCTCCGGCTCCAAACAATTTCGGACTACTAGCACCACTCGCAGCTGCGCTGGCAGCGGGTGAGGTAACCGTCGACATTGGGGCAGGGACCGACCTGATCATATCGAGTTTCGAGACTGCTTCTGCCAAGACATGAGGGTCGACAGCTACATGTCGGTCAGGGTCTGAGGGGTTTTGAGACTTGATGTCTGCGATAAGGGAGTTGGGAGTGAGAGCTTTGATCTTGGGTGAGCGGGTTTTGGCAGAGGCAGGGGCAGGAACgttggaagatgacgaggaagagttaGAACGACCGAGTTGACTCGTTGGAGGAGTTCCAGATTGAGGTGATTTGCCCTTGGAGGGCACGTTGGGTGGAGGCATCGACATGCTGTGTGAACCAATCGATGTTGGTAGCAGGTGTGATGGGCAATGAAGAGTAGAGATGAAGGTACAAGCTGAATTGAGTCGACGTGCAGATAGGTGACGTTCCGGGTTACCCAAATCACCGGGTGAAGGGTTAGGAGCAGTCACAAAGGAGTTATCGAACCGTTATCACAATGCGGGAACCAACTGAGCACGTCGTCAATGCCACGTCATACCAAGTTGACTGGATCTGACGCTGCGGGGCACCTGCCAGAGCCTCTGTTGACATGTATCGAGTGGGTAATAGTCGCTGTATCAGAAGCATAtcttcgtctttcttctGCATTTCAAGCTGTCACAGACCACCACAACATGTCGTCATACTATGGCGACAAGTCGCGAGATATCCCATCATGGGATAGCTTCGAAAAcgcagacgacgacgacattGTGGACACCTCCGAGGTATGTCCTCTCCCTTTTCTTGAATTCGACATGACTGATCGTTTAATCAATTGATTACAGTACGCGTACGCCTCTCGAGACCATATCTTGTTCTGTATCGATGCGTCCGCGTCGATGCAGACTCCTTTTCCGGATGTGGAGACGCCGGAAGGGATCATACGTGGGAAGAGCGCATTACATCAGGCTTTGGAAGCGGTGGTCAAAATACAGAGAAGCAAGGTCATCACAGGGCCAGCGGATAGTGTCGGTGTGCTCTTATGGAACGTCGATGTGAGCTCATTCTCCCCTTAGCACTTCTTGTCTCAAAGTTGTATCCTTGTATTGATAGGAATGTGCGTGATTCACAGCCAAGCAAGACACCTTCTTCCAGTACTGGGAACTACAAACCCGGGACGCACGTCTACCAATCCTTACGCACCATCAACGCAGAAGAGATCAAACGGATCGTGAAGTTGATGGAAGTTGCAAAGGACCAATATGACAATCAAGAAcccgacgaagatgtcgaaaCCACTCAGCCGGAAGTGTTTGGAGAAACATTTCCGAGTTGTAGTaagaaggaagagttgaaCATTGCAGATGTGTTGGTCACTTGCAACTTCCTTTTCAGAGATGCGTGAGTGGTCATACGATCAGTTGTTTTCATCTTGCAAGTAGCTGATGCTTTCGAACGTAAAGTGGGACCAAATTGGCAGGAAACAAGCGTGTCTTCCTAGTGACGGACAACGATCAACCTCCTGGAAGTTCGCATAATCGAGCACCTGCACGTACAGTTTACGGAGTGAGTTGCGGTAACGTTCGCATGGCATGTCGCTGACTACGGAGAACTACTCGCTAGGATCTTTTGACCTATGGTATCACGATCAACACATACTTTATCGATCGTCCTGATCATCGTTTCGACGCCTCCCTGTACTGGAATGTGAGCACCAGCATTTACGAGTTGTATCGACGCTGAAACAGTTCTCGACAGGATATCCTGGATAGAGAAGCGGACGACAATGTgtcgaaagaggagaaggccTCAGAGGTGGATGGTCTGGAGGAACTGGCAGAAGTCATGAACGACCTGGTGATTCGACACGCACCAAAGAGGGTTCAGTTTAGCATACCGCTGAGATTTGGCGGTAAGGACGGAGATATCGAGATTGGTGTCAGCGGGTGAGTTCCTCACGATCGAGCTTGACGGCAGGGCTGATGATGTTCTTGTAGGTATGCCATGATCTCCGCACAAGGAAAAGGACAGCCCAAACTGGTCAGAATGAGAGGTCAAACGGTTGAAGAAGTTCAGATTAAGACGGAGTACACCTCGGCTGTAGGTGCCTCCCATTATCGAAAAAATGAGCGTGACTTACATGACCTCTATTTCAAGGAAACCGGTGCTGTCCTCAAAGACACTGAAATTGGTCAAGCATATCAATTTGGCAACGAAAGCACCGTGAAAAACGTCATCGAACCAAATTGGTGGGAGTCGACCGAGCATCAGGCAGAACAACAGATGTATGCGGATGAGATTGTACGACTTGACAACGAGAGACggcagagagaagaagaaggagaagatgaggaggaagaggatgtcgagATGCCTCAGCAGAGTCAGGTGAATGGTAAGGGCAAAGGTAAGGGAAAAGAAGAACCCGGAGAGAAGCCAAAGGTGGTGGCAAGGACTAGGGTGAGTGTCGCAGACAAATCTCACATCGCTACTCGAAGCTGACTCTTGATGCCCGCAGTTGCAATTCAACCCGGATGAAGTAGCCCAATTTAAATCGATGGGACTGCCGCCTCGTGAGTGATATGTCAGTCGCATTTAACGAGAGAGAGCGACTAATAAGCGCTTAACAGAGATCAAAATACTCGGCTTTCAAGGTCCAAATCAtctcgaggttgacgagaACCTCAAGCACTCTTACTTCATCTATCCTAACGAGAGTGTGGGTTGCCATGAGGCTTCCTAGCTAGTAGCGTATTGGCCCTGACACTCTTGTTCATACTGTTGCAGGAGATTACTGGCTCCACTCGGACATTTGCGGCCCTACTCAAATCATGCCTCAAACTGAACAAAcatcctctcgctctttgtCGATTCCGGACAAACACTGCGCCAGAATTTGGTGTGCTCATACCTCAGGAAGAAACATTTAACAAAGAGGGTGGGCAAGATCATCCGCCTGGATTCCACATTATCATCTTGCCATTCAGGGATGATATCAGGAGACCGCCGAAGAACATGACGGATAActtgcttggtgagtgttttgGGGTTTCCTATTGGCATTGACGCTAACACGTCTATACTCTTAACAGCGACCGAAGAGCAAGCAAAGTTGATGTCGAACGTggtgaagagattgagaatcAAAGCAGGCTTTTATCGTTCAGAGGCGTATCCAAACCCTGGTATGTCGATCTGAACCCCGCACTTCTATGGTCGGATGTACAGTGGAGCTGATAGAGCTCTCCCATAGCGCTTGCATACCATTATGCTCAGCTTCAGGCTCTCGCCTTTGAAGAAGACTTCGatccttcatctcccgaAGCTCAAGAACTCGATCGAACTTATCCGAAACATCACGGTATGCACCGCGCCGCCGGGGACTTTATGAGAGAGTGGAACAGAGCcattgaagatgatgatagagCGGAAGAGCGTTTGACTGGAGGCAAGAAGAGGACTgcgaggggaggaggtggggatgaCGATCCGGCGGGAGatttggaagaggaggatttgAGAGATGTGAGAGGTATGTGGAAGATGGGTACTCTGGAAAAGGTATGTTAAGTCTGAAAGACGATACACACGAGAAGGCCGCTCATACAGGCGATCTGGTTACAGTTGAAAGTCCAAGAGTTGAGAGATTGGGCAAGATTCCATAGTGAGTTCTAATCCAAAGATCGTTAAGTTGAGGGAGTTTGAACGTTTGGCTGACCGCTATGTTCGCAGAAATATCTCTCACGGGCAAGACCAAAAAAGCGGATATGATCGGAGTCCTGTCAGAGTATCTTGAGAAGGAAGGCGACGGTGCGGCcaagaagacaaagaagaagtGATTGGCAAAGCGGGGACAGAATCTCCAGCATGGAGCATACGTCAATTGTTGTAATAACCTTGATAGAAAGTACTGTATTGGTTATCACGATTTTGGTTACCTCATCAGCCTGTCCAGTATCAATGGTTCTCTGTTTCGACTTTGTGACTTCATTGCATCGCTTGACAGCTGCTCCATTATACTATCACGCGCCCATGTCCCTCGTACACCGATGATCCCACCAATGCCAACCATGCCGCCTGTATCCCAAAGTATACATAACCCAACTCCCATGCTGTTCACCTCGATGTCGCCCATACACACTTCCTTACTTGTGTGCCACATCACGGTTGTTGGCGAGGATCTCGATCCAGTATCCTACAGTGGCTATTAGTGGATGTACCATATCAGGAAACATGAATTGTCAACGTACCATCAGGGTCGTAGATGAAAGCGATATGCTAATGATTCCGCAGGATGTCAGTATTGGTCAAATGACAAACGATCCATTGCTGAcagcgactcaccctcatccttccttcctctggcCTCTTCTTGAACTTGACACCCAAGTCGTCGAATCGCTTACAAGCGgcatcgagatcatcgacagTAATTGCGATATGACCGAATCCTCGTCCTGGCTCTTCGTTACCCGATGCATAGCCCTTGAAGTTTGAGTCGGACTCTGCGAGACAATACAAGAATCAGTACTGATCCTATCCTACCCCGTCGCACGACTCCAGAGCTTAGTCACGTACCTGTACCGTGGTTGTGACACAATTCAAGGATACCTTCTCTGTTGAACATCTTGGCAGCCTTTTCATCGTCTGAGAGGTTCGATCCCCCGAAGCCAGAAGGGAATGCAAGGCTGGAAAATTGGGAGTTGATATCAGCTCGTGACTCAAGGATATACGAGAGGCAGCAGCTGGAGGGATTGGAAACCCACAAAAAGTTTGTGAAATCACTTCCTGCAGATTCTTTGAATTTCTATGCGAGTGCAAGTACAAGACCacaacaaggtcagctctctcttcttctctactCTGAATCATAAGAGCCAAATGATATCTGGAGACAAAGTAGAGACAGGGAGGGACGTCCGGGACTCACCTCCATACCCAAAACTTTCTCGTAGAACTCGATCGACACTTTAGGATCCTTGATCCTGAACATGGTATGGTTGAACTTGTATGTAGAGGGGTCTGACATCTTTGCGGTTGTGGTTGCGAATGTTCTTCTTAAGTTCTGTCGAAGAGGTGTTTGAATTAACGATTTACGAAGTACGGAGGAGAACATTGAAGAttgagatgaagatgagtgGATAGATAGTCGATACGGCTCACGCGAATGACGTCGGAAGTGTGTCTGCAGTTGTTTCTAGCACATGCATGCAatggagtggaggtggaggtctgACCGTGAACCTATGTAGGTAGAATTTATTTGCTCCCCTCATTGTGATCGGTCGCCGTGTCCGTGTTCGTCCCGGTTGAGCTGATAACCGAGGtgggggaggaagaagaggacaacATGGGACATCAATGCAGTAGCTAGCACCTTGCTGAGGTTACCTCAACTTGTCCTGTTAGCAACACATATAATTGACACTGTCGCTGATCCGTCTCGCTCCCGTGTGAAGACGAAAAGAAGATTGTAACAAAGTTGGATCTCCGCCCAGAGTCGAGTTTACAATGGCAAAATCACAACATCCTGTGAATACACAGCTCGTTACTTCCCCTTTGTCGTGTAGAAGAACTAATGGTTTCTTCTTCATAGCCACCCGCCGCATCAGGAGTCAAGGCGCTCGATCAAGTATCAGACAAAGATGAGATCGCCAGAGTACGCAAAGACGTGCTGAACGGGGTGAAAACTCGAGCAAAGGCGACTGATGGTGCGGGGAGACTGAAAGGCAGAGTCGGGGTGATTACGGGTGTTGGACCGGGTGAGCAGGGTTCCGCGTCTACATTCTGGTGTCGGAGCTTATGTTTCTGTGTACGACAGAACTGGGTATCGGAGTGAGTGTAACCACTGGTCCCTTGGCGCACTGCGCTAATAACGTTTTGGAACGCAGACGGCGGCAGCACGTCTTTTTGCCAGAGAAGGTGGGTAGTCATTTCTAGCTAACCGAGACATGAACTGAAGCATGCTCATCGTTGTGTACCGTGCAGGGGCCGCGCACATCTATCTGGTCGACTACGACGAAGGACCTATTCCTGCTTTCCTCAAATCACTCGAGCAATCCTTCCCTTTTACAAAGGTAGGTATAGCCCCTTATTCATACGACATGAGG
This region of Kwoniella shandongensis chromosome 7, complete sequence genomic DNA includes:
- a CDS encoding lactoylglutathione lyase produces the protein MSDPSTYKFNHTMFRIKDPKVSIEFYEKVLGMEKFKESAGSDFTNFFLAFPSGFGGSNLSDDEKAAKMFNREGILELCHNHGTESDSNFKGYASGNEEPGRGFGHIAITVDDLDAACKRFDDLGVKFKKRPEEGRMRHIAFIYDPDGYWIEILANNRDVAHK